In one Leptospira yasudae genomic region, the following are encoded:
- a CDS encoding phosphopantothenoylcysteine decarboxylase, giving the protein MANPGKEILIAVSGSIAAYKACELVRNLTKEGYPVSVIMTAHATEFIGPITFEAMTGKKVRIDEYEQGMAHIDAKNSAAVIAVVPATANIIGKMANGIADDLVTSTYLAANCPVIVAPAMNPFMYSHPAVQRNLKRLAEDGVILADPSEGVVVCGDEGYGKLADISVIQKLILDVYKRNS; this is encoded by the coding sequence ATGGCCAATCCTGGAAAAGAAATACTCATCGCGGTTTCAGGAAGCATCGCGGCTTACAAGGCTTGTGAGCTTGTTCGCAATCTTACGAAAGAAGGATATCCGGTGAGCGTAATCATGACGGCCCATGCGACCGAGTTTATCGGACCGATTACGTTTGAAGCGATGACAGGAAAGAAAGTTCGGATCGACGAATACGAGCAAGGAATGGCTCATATCGATGCGAAAAATTCCGCAGCTGTGATTGCCGTAGTTCCGGCCACTGCGAATATCATCGGGAAAATGGCGAACGGAATCGCGGACGATCTTGTAACTTCCACATATCTCGCGGCGAATTGTCCGGTAATCGTCGCTCCCGCGATGAATCCGTTTATGTATTCTCATCCAGCAGTTCAAAGAAACTTAAAACGCCTTGCGGAAGACGGTGTGATTCTTGCAGATCCTTCCGAAGGCGTTGTCGTATGTGGAGACGAAGGTTACGGAAAGTTAGCCGACATTTCCGTGATTCAAAAGTTGATTTTGGACGTTTACAAAAGAAATTCTTAG